gagagtctccagagaacagtgaggactcttcagtccatcacacagcagcttcactcctgaatcctgcagctcgttgttactcaggtccacgtgtctcagactagaggacacagagctgaggactgaggacagagcttcacagcttctctctgagaggttACAGCCACTCAGTCTGAGGTagaaaacagtgatgaacaaaaggttaaacatgtttgtcttgtgctctttagaatatgtcttattaatatttatatactgatCCACGTACAGAGCTTTGTTGGAGGCTTTGACCAccggcagcagcttcagaagaaCCTCCTCTGAAGCAGAGTATTTCTTCAGGTCAAACTCTTCCAGATCTTTTCCTGATGACAGTAAGATGAAGACCAGAGCTGACCACTGAGCATGagacagtgtctctgtggacaGGCGTCCTGAACTCAGGAACCATTGGATCTCTTCAGTTAGAGAATGGTCTTTAAGTTCATGCAGACAGTAGAACAGGTTgatgcttctctctgctgacagATTCTCACCAatcttcttcttgatgttctcaactgttttctgattggtctgtgaaccacttcctgtttgtgtcagtaGACCTCTTAAGAGCTTCTGATTGGTCTCCAGTGAAAGACCCAGGAGGAAGCGGAGGAACAAGTCCAGGTGTCCATTTGGACTCAGTAAGGCCTCGTCCACAGCACTCTGGTGCAGATGATTcagttcaggtttgtttgtttgtatggagCGCTGGCGTTTTTTTCTAAACGGTCTGGACCACTGGCTCGTTGTTGGTTCTTCTGACAACAGATTTGTTCCAGAGGTGATGAAGGTCAGATGAACATGAAGAGCAGCAAGAAACTCCTGAACACTCAGATGGACAAAGCAGAAGACCATGTCCTGGTACaggcctctctcctctttaaagATCTGAGTGAAGACTCCTGAgtaaactgaagctgctgtgataTCGATGCCacactctgtcaggtctgattcatagaagatcaggtttcctttctgcagctgctcaaacGCCAGTTTCCCTAGAGACTCAATCATGTTCCTGTTCTCTGGACTCCAGTGTGGATCTGtctcagctcctccatcatATTTGACCTTCTTCATTTTGGACTGAACCACCAGGAAGTGGATGTACATCtcagtcagggtcttgggcagttctcctccatctctggttTTCAGCATGTTCTCCAGAACTGTTGTagtgatccagcagaagactgggatgtggcacatgatgtggaggctttgtGATGTCTGGATGTGGGAGATGATCCTCCTGGCCTGCTCCTCATGTCTGAACCTCTTCCTGAAGTAGTCCTCCTTCTGTGGGTCCATgaaccctctgacctctgtcaccatgtccacacagtcaggagggacctgattggctgctgcaggtcgTGTGGTTATCCAGAGGCAAGCAGAGGGAAGCAGTTTCCCCCTGATGAGGTTTGTCAGCAGCACGTCCACTGAAGTGGACGCTGTGACGTCAGTCAGGATCTCAGTGTTGTGGAAGTCCAGAGGAAGTCGACACTCGTCCAGACCATCAAAGATGAAGACCACCTTAAAGTCTTCAAACCTGCAGATTCCTGCTTctttggtttcagtgaagaagtgatggatgagttccaccaaactgaacttcttctctttcagcacaTTCAGCTCTCTGAAAGTGAAGGGAAACATGAACTGCATGTCCTGGTTGCTTTTGTCTtcagcccagtccagagtgaacttctgtgtTAACACTGTTTTCCCAATGCCAGCCACGCCCTTTGTCATCACTCTTCTGATTGGTCCGTCTCTTCCAGCtgaggctttaaagatgtcttCTTGTCTGATGGATGTTTCTGGTCTGTCTGGTTTCCAGGAAGCTCTTTCAATCCGTCGGACCTCATGTTCTTTATTGACCTCtccagtctctccctctgtgatgtagagctctGTGAAGATCTCATTAAGAAGGGTGGGGTTTCCTGCTTTAGCCACgccctcaaacaaacactggaacttcttcttcaggtttgaTTTGAATTCACGTCGACAAGCTGGAGCTCTGATTTCTGAcagaacacaagaaaataaatcagtgagtggatcattgagaaaataagatgttcttcctttcacattaaaagtcctCTTACTGTCAGCTAGCTtctcctgcttcatcctccTTAAGAAGTCCTCTGTGATCTTCAGAAaggcctctctgctgctcctctgctcctcatcctccctctgactctctgagacttctgtgtgatctgTATCCAGAACCTTGTGGATCTTCTTCAGCTCGTTCTTCACAAAGCAGATgatgttctcctccagcagctggaaCAGAACATGTGAAGTTTAACCTCAGATGATCAGTGACGGAGTGAAGTCCTGCAGGTCCACAGAGCAGCATCCAGACTGTCAGGACCAGGACTCTGCTTCAGTATTAACAGTAGTGTCATGTTagcacatttacacaccttAAATATGGAGTCCAGGTCTGCTCCATGCTGCTGGACAGACTGACCACTGAGaacctctgtcctctcctgatcaactctgaggagaaaaaattcagtttcatttactaaacaatcatttgtttctacAAGGTTGtcaatgtgctgcacatacGATTCTTCTTCAGCCAAGTTCACATGATATGAGTTTGACAGGTTGAAGACAAAAGTCCCTGAAGGACAGTCTCTCGTGTTTGTTATGTGTGAAGTCTCAAAGACACAATCAGAGAGGCTTGTCGATGTGTCCCTGACCAATCACGGACTCTGACTAGATTTACTGCTGGAAATGTATTCAGAGatgaggacaggaaacagaaaaacaagattgGTCcaccaaagagaagaagagtgtttTTCTGGATTAAACATGTTTTGGACTAGACaggctccccctggtggaggaTCATGTGAGTGATTGTTACTATGTGTGAAATTCTTACATTagttcaccatgtttttttccatccttGAAGTCAATATAATGACCTATAGACCAgtcactcttcatggacacacagctgggtccaggtccaggtctggcAGAGTCTGGTCCCTGTTGATGGATCGTCCTacaaacacaggacatgacatgtaaatacaacatcTGGTGTGATTGATCTCATTAATGATCTACAGTAtcaggagacacaaggaaaacaggtttgtgtcagAAATGGTTGAGTGTGACCCAGATGGTGTCAAACACTACAttgattaacacatttaagactTCCACATCTTCAGTCAGATCACTTTACCCAAACCCAAGCATGTGAGCCAGGACTGTTCCACAATTAttcaacatttcttattttttcatgGGTCCAGATCTGAGATTAAATGGGGACGGGTCTGTTTGGGACTAGGGTCCAGAATGTCTTGGGTCTGCATGGGTCTGGGTCTTAATTCTCAAATATTAGGTGTCTCTGGTGCTACATGGTGGATCATTTGAGTTGTTGACCTGTGAAGACCTCCACCCTCCATCATCTGACCTCTGTTCTTGTTTGAAGTTCAAAGGTTCTTCCATGGACCAGTCACTCGACATGGAGacacagctgggtccaggtccaggtctggcAGAGTCTGGTCTCTGTTGATGGATCCTCCTACAAACAggatgtgtaaataaaacactgagctgtgacatgGAGACGGGTCACATGATCCATGAGatcctcatctcacctctgaccCTCATGTTCCTCACACAGAGTGGTTTTAGAGGGCGgagcttcctcttcactgtccttGATCTGATTCATAgcagagcgccacctgctgggagAATAAAACTCGCTCATTACAAGTTCTGCTAACATGGGTGGACCACATTGACCTAATGTGGGCCGGTCAGcaagaagactttttttaaccacagaatTGGCCGACATGACCCTCATTGGCTGACTGAACAATCGGCACAGCCCATTGGTTTATGCTAATAATGGACTGTCAGTCACTCAGTTACTGGTTGATTTCAAAGAGCCGTTAAACAGATTTGACTCGTTCGTGAACGTCACAGCTCGACTCACAACTCACTCAAGACGCTGTTTGCATCACACTTTACAGCCCTTCACTGCAGGTGAGTCCACTGGTTTAACAGAAGAGCCCGCCCTCTGGTGGTCAGGTAAGAAGCTGCccaatagatagatacatatgtaTGTTAAACATCTGGACTTTGAAGAGATGTCGTTAATTGTGACTATTgagaataaacatttaatttaactaGTTTCTTAAATCtatcaaatcaaatcttttttttcagctACAATGGCTGTAATCTGTTTTCACTGGAAACATAAACTTATCAGTCACTATCAGATCTTCAGTCCAGCAGAAGTTCTTTCTCCAAAATGTCCTCTAAACCAGTGATTTCCAAACATTTTAGTCACTGAACAACAGAGTCAGTGACGTGAGATTCATGaagcttcacagtaaaaacatcacgTCGACAAAAAGTtacaactttttcattttcagtgcatttctttttcacatgtGTGATGAGATGATTTTAGTTCCCTTACCTTCTGATGGTGAGAAATAATCGTCATGAAGCTGTTGAATGTCTGTGAAGTGACTCTGCTGCTGAACAGGAAACAAACCACAGACCAAAGTTCTCTAAAGTGTCATCTGaagtaaatgtgatgaatgtgatcaaATTACTGCTCTGATCTGAACTTTACACTCATCACCTGGAGTCAAATATTAACAGAATCAGATCGTATCTAGTGATGGGAAAGAACTGTGCTGAGGCTtctgggttaaggttagaacccacagaagaagtgaggttaaggttagaacccacagaataagtgaggttaaggttagaaccAACAGAAGAAGTGAAGTTAACGTTAGAACCCACAGAACAAGTGAGGTTAAGTTTAGAACCCACAGAAAAAGTGAAGTTAACGTTAGAACCAACAGAAGGAGTGAAGTTAAGGTTAGAACCCAGGGAAGAAGTGAGGTTCAGGTTAGAACCAACAGAAGGAGTGAAGTTAAGGTTAGAACCCAGGGAAGAAGTGAGGTTCAGGTTAGAACTAACAGAAGGAGTGAAGTTAAGGTTAGAACCCAGGGAAGAAGTGAGGTTCAGGTTAGAACCCACAGAAGGTGTGAGGTTAAGGAACCCAAGGAAGGTTAGATAATGATGTGAGGGCGACACCTGGAGGTCTGCTCAGGCCAGAGCAGAGGTGAGGCCCAGTGTGGAGATGCTGTTAATGTTTGACCACAAGTGCTATACAGAGTTGAGTTCCACAGGTCAGAGTGGATTTCTTATCAGACGTCTTCAGGAAACACCTCAGAATAAAGACGAGaggaaaactgaaaaacaacacatgattaaaaacaacaaagctttcACTTCGAGTAACTGAACCTTGATTTCACCGTCAGAAGGTAAGTCATGTCTGTATGTCCTCCTGCTCTCAGTGGGTGTGTCCGTATCGAACCGATGTGTCGTTAAACGTCTACGTGTTAATGAACAAAACGATAGTTTGTAAAATTACAGTGAACGTTTTCTATTATGATGATAAATTTACACAAATTTGATGATCTTCTGGGAAaagcctttgttttattttcctgtcgCATCATAAAACTTTACAACTGAACAATCAGTGCAACGCTAACGCTAATGATTAACAGCTTTTTTCATTGTcaattctgtttatttttatacatacatatacatatatataaaacatgcaacatggggattaggtaaactggacactctgtAGGTATGAgagtgtttgtctctctgtgtgtccctgtgatggactggcgaactgtccatgGTGAGActctgccttttgccctatgtcagctgagattggcacagcgtaTCACGAtgtcttgttcacgagtgagggaaGGATGGAGCAGGAGATGGACAGGCGGATCAGGGCAGTGTCTGCGGTGATGCGGACGCTCAACTGGTCTGTTGTGGTGAAGAGGGAGCTGAGCCCAATGGTTAAATCTCTCGCTTTACCGTTCAATCTACACTCCAACCCTCACCTATGCTTTGTCATGAGCTTTGGGTAATGACCGAAAGAATGATATTGTGAATACAAGCGGCCAGCATGAGCTATCACACAAATGGGGTCTGATGCTGGTTATGAGGTTAAGGTTATAACTCACAGAAGGAGTGAGGTTAATGTTATAACCCACAGAAGGAGTGAGATTAAGGTTAGAACCATCAGAAGGAGTGAGGTTCAGGTTAGAACCCACAGAAGGAGGGATGTTAAGGTTATAACCCACAGAAGGAGGGATGTTAAGGTTATAACCCACAGAAGGAGTGAGGTTCAGAACCCACAGAAGGAGGGATATTAAGGTTAGAACCCATAGAAGGAGTGAGGTTAAGGTTATATCCCACAGAAGGAGTGAGGTTCAGGTTATAACCCACAGAAGGGTGAGGTTCAGGGCAAAAGGAATGAAGTTAAGGTTAGAACCCACAAAagggtgaggttaaggttagaacccACAGAAGGAGGGATGTTAAGGTTAGAACCCACAGAATgagtgaggttaaggttagaacccCCAGTAGGAGTGGGGTTCAGGTTAGAACTCACAGAAGGGTTGAAGTTAAGGTAAGAACACACAGAAGGAGTGAGGTTCAGGTTAGAACCCACAGAAATAGTGAGGTTCAGGTTAGAACCCACAGAAGGGTGAAGTTTAGATTAGAACCCACAGAAGGAGTGAGATTAAGGTTATAACCCACAGAAGGAGTGAGATTAAGGTTAGAACCCACAGAAGGCGTGAGGTTCAGGTTAGAACCCACAGAAGAAGTGAGGTTCAGGTTTGGCCGGGGAGAGGGCGCTCCACTGCTTTTCTCTGAAATCAaaattttgtaaaattctgaaataatatttaatgGGAGTTTGTGTTTCAAACTGTGGCCCCCAAACGCTTTTGTTGCTTAGGGCCCCCAGATTATTAAGTGTGGCCCCGGTTGAGTTAGACGTTCAATCAGTTCTTGGTTTTTCTACCTCTGTTGTTGTCATGGATGAGTGATGATctcccagcaggtggcgctctgcTCTGACCCAGATCAAGGACAGAGACCCCCTCTCTGTCCTGGATGAGCCCTGCCCCCTAAAACCACCATGACTCAGAGGTGAAGCGAAGATTTGACCATGACTCAGCAATTTCAtcacttcactcactctcacagctgtgtgtgtgtgtgtgtgtgttctagacCAGActctggacctggacctggacctgacCTGGGTTTAGGGTCTGTTCAGAGACTCAAGGCGTTTTTTGAACACAATGATCACATGCAGCAGTCAGCCGACCACAAGTAAGATTTCCTTTGATGACGTGTGATGAGTTCACTGACAGCTCAGAAACTAACTGATCAGAGCAATAAAACGTCCATTTTATGAGCTTCAGTAACATCATTTTTATACATGGTGGTTCACAAACCCTGGGGCGGGACCCACTGATGGGCAGcaggtgtttcccaaactttctacgTGTGGATCCACTTTTTAATGATGGCAAACTAccatgacccaaatcacaacataaatcGTGTGTTATCATCATTCTGAATTACAAACTGACAAGATCTGAGAAAAACTGTGTCATTAGTTATTTATGTTATCGGTTAtttaaggttttatttaaatcataaatcatagacacataaatcttaaattAAAGGTTGAAAACTTTGTTTTAGGACCCAAAAGAAAAATCTCCGATGACCCATCTGTGGGACCTGAAccagactttgggaaccacGGTTTTAAATAACTCGTATAAACTgaagttttaataaaatgatttgtttagtCAGCTGTTACAGAGACAGCTGTAAATGACATGACTCACAAATTTGCAATTTACGTTGAGATTTGAGTCGCGATGGTTTGTCGTCGGTTTGTGTTGCTCTCAGGattcaccagcagggggcagaacTCAGTCAGACCGTAGACAGTCTCGTACGTAGCCATGACGACGACAAAGACGACGCCAGTGCCGGCGACAGAAGGTAAAAAtatcacagatttatttttcacagcagacattttgacttaaagtaaaaaaaacaaaaaaaaacccagtaaaAGTGGCCGCTTTCCATTTGGGTCCATTAATATTTTGTTGATTCCTCTTTGTCTTCACCGTCACTTTAATCAGATTTagcatttctttgctcctctacagtaaaaacaaaggtttataTTTGTGACGTGATATCAATTTaaagtttgtgtctttttttcatcagtATTTACGACGTTGGTGGAAGAAAAGATTCTTTAGTGTCTGTGAACAGCGAAGCATGTGTGTACGTATTTACGCTCGAAAATGACGCACAAGACCACGACAATGGAAGGTAAAACCATGGACAGACacaatctacttaaagttccaaaatctacttaaagttccaaaatttacttaaagttccaaaatctacttaaagttccaaggTTAGAGATGTTTGATGGCACTGCTGAGACTCTCCACTGGAAAAGGTATTTTTtcataaatgatcattttctgatagttttcttgtgttttgtgtttattttttaagacTTGATGACGTTTACGTGACGGACTCTTCAGCGCGTGTGAAGAGCGAAGGATCCGTGTACGAGCACACGCTCGAAAGTGACGACGACCGAAGGTAAaacctttacagacatgttttaAGGTCC
The sequence above is drawn from the Solea senegalensis isolate Sse05_10M linkage group LG17, IFAPA_SoseM_1, whole genome shotgun sequence genome and encodes:
- the LOC122784341 gene encoding LOW QUALITY PROTEIN: NLR family CARD domain-containing protein 3-like (The sequence of the model RefSeq protein was modified relative to this genomic sequence to represent the inferred CDS: inserted 1 base in 1 codon); this translates as MNQIKDSEEEAPPSKTTLCEEHEGQRRIHQQRPDSARPGPGPSCVSMSSDWSMEEPLNFKQEQRTIHQQGPDSARPGPGPSCVSMKSDWSIGHYIDFKDGKKHGELIVDQERTEVLSGQSVQQHGADLDSIFKLLEENIICFVKNELKKIHKVLDTDHTEVSESQREDEEQRSSREAFLKITEDFLRRMKQEKLADKIRAPACRREFKSNLKKKFQCLFEGVAKAGNPTLLNEIFTELYITEGETGEVNKEHEVRRIERASWKPDRPETSIRQEDIFKASAGRDGPIRRVMTKGVAGIGKTVLTQKFTLDWAEDKSNQDMQFMFPFTFRELNVLKEKKFSLVELIHHFFTETKEAGICRFEDFKVVFIFDGLDECRLPLDFHNTEILTDVTASTSVDVLLTNLIRGKLLPSACLWITTRPAAANQVPPDCVDMVTEVRGFMDPQKEDYFRKRFRHEEQARRIISHIQTSQSLHIMCHIPVFCWITTTVLENMLKTRDGGELPKTLTEMYIHFLVVQSKMKKVKYDGGAETDPHWSPENRNMIESLGKLAFEQLQKGNLIFYESDLTECGIDITAASVYSGVFTQIFKEERGLYQDMVFCFVHLSVQEFLAALHVHLTFITSGTNLLSEEPTTSQWSRPFRKKRQRSIQTNKPELNHLHQSAVDEALLSPNGHLDLFLRFLLGLSLETNQKLLRGLLTQTGSGSQTNQKTVENIKKKIGENLSAERSINLFYCLHELKDHSLTEEIQWFLSSGRLSTETLSHAQWSALVFILLSSGKDLEEFDLKKYSASEEVLLKLLPVVKASNKALLSGCNLSERSCEALSSVLSSVSSSLRHVDLSNNELQDSGVKLLCDGLKSPHCSLETLRXRTLTLVDEDVFSESLSSSYLLNSSLSGCLVSEEGCSSLTSALNSNPSHLRELDLSYNHPGDSGEKLLSAGLRSPHWRLDTLRMDHAESRG